One region of Actinomycetota bacterium genomic DNA includes:
- the plsY gene encoding glycerol-3-phosphate 1-O-acyltransferase PlsY, with product MAWKASLWLLGSYLLGSIPFGLLVSRLIFRSDIRRLGSGNIGATNVLRNFGVRPFIAVTLLDMGKGVAAVAMGRALGLGPGLSLLAGLLSIVGHNWSLYLRFKGGKGIATSGGVIIAAYPWQVTVAVLGIFLVMVLVSRIMSVGSLSAALAFPVATAVLLHGDLSGYWPHLAVSCLASLFAFYRHRENIGRLLSGKEPRISLRPRKTGEEGA from the coding sequence ATGGCCTGGAAAGCGTCCTTATGGCTGCTAGGCAGTTATCTCCTGGGCTCCATACCCTTCGGCCTCCTGGTATCCAGGCTGATCTTCAGGAGTGACATCCGTCGCCTGGGATCCGGCAACATCGGGGCCACCAACGTGCTGCGCAATTTCGGGGTGCGGCCCTTCATCGCCGTCACCCTCCTGGACATGGGAAAAGGGGTGGCCGCGGTAGCCATGGGCAGGGCGCTGGGACTGGGACCGGGGCTCTCCCTGCTGGCGGGCCTCCTCTCCATCGTGGGCCATAATTGGAGCCTCTACCTCCGCTTCAAGGGCGGTAAGGGTATAGCCACCAGCGGCGGGGTGATCATCGCCGCCTACCCGTGGCAGGTCACAGTAGCCGTGTTGGGAATCTTCCTGGTCATGGTCCTGGTGAGCAGGATTATGTCCGTGGGTTCCCTCTCCGCGGCTTTGGCCTTCCCCGTCGCCACCGCCGTCCTCCTTCACGGGGACCTTTCCGGGTACTGGCCCCACCTGGCGGTCTCCTGCCTGGCCAGCCTCTTCGCCTTTTACCGTCACCGCGAGAACATCGGCCGGCTGCTGTCGGGAAAGGAGCCCAGGATCTCGCTGCGCCCGAGAAAAACCGGGGAGGAGGGGGCTTGA